ACCGCAACCCCCATGCGATGATGGAGCAATTTAATCAAGGAAGATTCACCGTTAATGTCTGGGCAGGCATCATTGGCAACCATATTATCGGCCCGATCTATTTGCCGACACGGTTAACCAGTGCAACATATCTTCAATTTCTAAGATCAAAACTCTTAAGTGAACTGCGGCACATCATTCCGCGAAATCAACGAAATTCAACCTACTTTATGCACGATGGTGCTCCACCGCACTCCAGCCGAATGGTGCAACAGTTTCTAAATGAAATGTTTGGATCGCGGTGGATAGGACGAAGACCTGCTCCCCATGTGTGGCCTCCCCGTTCACCGGATTTGACACCACTGGATTTCTTCCTCTGGGGAGCCGTGAAAGACATCGTTTATCGCTCAGGTGGAGAAATTACATCGGTCCCACAATTGAAACGACGGATTGAATGTGCATTCAACCAAATTAAATCCACTCGTAACATCGGTGAGAAGATAGCAAGAAATATGGAGCAGTGTGTGCGTGCATGTTTGTGCAACCGTGGTGGTCACATCGAAGCGAGCACGCAGGCACGGCTTCTGCGAACGATTCGTTACAACGGTGCAATCCTTTGGGTACGCAGAAGGAATAGAAGGCAACAGCATTAAGTAAGTgtgtttaaaatagaatattataAGTAAAGAATATTCTTTATGTGTGAGAAAAAGTCTAACAGTCTTAAAACTTTTACAGAGCCTTTTGCAGAACTTTTGCAGAACGAGTCAGAGCAGCTTTCAATCTAACGGTGGATACACTGAATGATTCATTTCGTAAGTAGAACACAATATAGTAGTAAAAAGCTGTTCTTTccatatttaattacttttaattttaggtGACGATAACACATCCCCGCTGAGGCTTCTATTTCTTCTGCGCACACAATGGATTGGCGAATCGCACGGAGAAGACGTGCCTGCGTGCCGGCGTGCCCGCTTCGATGTGACCACCACGGTTGCACAAACATGCACGCACACGCTgctcgatatttcttcataTCTTTTCCCCGATATTTTAATTTGGTTGAATGCATATTCAATCCGTCGTTTCAATTGTGGGTCCGATGTAATTTCTCCACCTGAGCGATAAACGATGTCTTTCACGGCTCCTCAGAGGAAAAAATCCAGTGGTGTGAAATCCGGTGAACGGGGAGCTCACACATGGGATGCAGGTCTTCGTCCTATCCACCGCGATCCAAACATTTCATTTAGAAACTGTTGCACCATTCGGCTGGAGTGCGGTGGGGCACCATCGTGCATAAAGTAGGTTGAATTACGTTGATTTCGCGGAATGATGTGCCGCAGTTCACTCAAGAGTTTCGATCTTAGAAATTGAAGATATGTTGCACTGGTTAACCGTGTCGGCAAATAGATCGGGCCGATAATATGGTTGCCAATGATGCCTGCCCAGACATTTTAACGGTGAATCTTCCTTGATTAAATTGCTCCATCATCGCATGGGGGTTGCGGTACGCCCAAATCCTTGCATTCTGCCGATTGAGGATGTTGCTACTCGAAAAGCTGCTCTCATCCGTGAATAGGACACGTTCCAGAAAGCGTGGATCGTGTCGCAGTTTACGTAACATCCAGTTACAAAATTCTCGCCGTGTGCCATAATCGTTAGGGCGTAGGGCTTGGACACGTCGAATTCTATATGGTCGCAGACCTTCTTCGCGTATTATACGCCGCACTGTCATGTGCGAGATTCCTACTCTTCTCGCGATGCTCCGTAACCTCATCACTGGATAAGCTCTTGCGAGAGCtataactttttcttctttctgccAATGCACTCGAGGTCGACCTGCTCCGTTACATCTTGTAGTAAGCTGCATCACGATTTCCTGCTCCCCGAATTGATAATCTAGTCACGCAAAATCTCGTCTATCAGGAATTTCGTTGAGGTGTAATCGTCTTCCATTGTTCCGCACTAAGTCATCTTACGAGCCAAAGTAATTTCGTCCCGCTTCGTCAATAGCACACCCGTCCGACAACagataatcaaattattttaattaaattattgtatcatatattgttattttttatattatttatatatcattttattttatatatgattattttttatatttctttatcttatatattaatattttttatattatattatattatatattattatttttcatattatattatattatatattatcattttttatattatattattattatctattatattatttttattattacctgtaacattctatattataatacgaatgtttcgattaaattcatttttattttcttttacacgcagtagttattttgtcattttaaatatgctctcagaatttacccttcctatatgctggcattgtgattgaaattcaagaattgtcctatagCATCAAACTCGAGCGATACGCGAGACTgccgcgccaagatcactggagaggggtaccgggcgactcaacgtttaatgcattatggtatatggaaactttgacggcttttttctaggagaagggttgatttccggcacatggttcctttcagactttttatcccctcgatgagcactatacgataagccaataaaaaagtttgaccttgaaTTTAGGGGTCAAGatcaattttgcggtcgctttttttgacagatctccaccgatacagaggtgtagaatcaccccatataggtcgtgacatttaatttttttacaccctgtacattgatctgtgggaagggatcggtatattacattatatctaatatagatatagtaccaacgatgttgttattaaatgtacattgatctgtgggaagggatcggtatattacattatatctaatgtacaaatattaataatgatattgttattaaatgaacattggcctatggtattaaatcagtatattacattacatctgatgtagaggtattaataatgatattgttattaaatgtatattacatacctaatgtagatatagtaacaatgatattgttattacatgtatataacatacctaatgtagatatagtaataatgatattggtatgaaatgtacattgatccgtgggtagcaatcagcatattacattcgatccaatgtagatatactaataatgatattgttattaaatgaacattgatctgtgggaaggagtcagtatattacattagatccaatgttgctacagtataaatgatattgccattcaatgcacattgatctgtgttaacgaatcagtattttacagtagatctaatgtagatatagtaataatgatattgttgttaagtggtaattacacatctaatctagatatagtaattacgataatgttacaacctgtgcattgatctgtgggaagggatcagtatattacattatatctaatggagatatagtaattatgatattgttattaaatgtttattacgtatctaatgcagatatagtgatatcattattactatacctacattagatataatgtaatatactgatcccctcccacagatcagtgtacatataataacagtatcgttattactatatctacattagatgtaacttaatatactgattcctacccatagatcaatgtacatttaataataacatcgttgatactatatctacattggatataatgtaatatactaatcccttcccacagatcaatgtacatttaatgacaatatcattattactgtatctacgtaggatctaatgtaatatactgattccttcccacagatcaaaaGCAGCGCAATGTTTCAATCGCCATCAAGGAAGACATTCCCCGCTTGGGCGAGCTGTTCGATATTTTGACCTTCAGCAGAGTCACACGCTGCAAAGCGTTACAAGCAGCGCCTATGTCTCCTGCCACATCACCTCGCACGCCGGGAGCGACTGTGCCGCCCCAAAAGAGGGGCAAGGCAGCGCTCTCCAGCccggaggaagaggaggaggagaagaggAGGATGATGGTGGTTCACGATGCGTAAACCTGGACCACTGTCGCAAAAAAGAGGTCCAAGAAGAAGGACTCCTCCGGTAGCCTTGCGGTACCCCGAAAGGGGAAAATTGTTGAAACCCCGCCCAACTTGAAGAAGGGCGGTAATAAGCATAAGGAGCCGGTAAAGAAGCCAGATAAAAATGAGAAGCCTGAGGGAACTCAGGcttcgaagaagaagaagaagaagaagaggacgaAGAAAACTCGTCAGCGCTCAAGCCGAAGTGCTATGGTGGTAAAGCCCGCGAAGTGCAAAACCTATGCAGAAATCCTCGGGGCAATCCGAACGAAAGTGCGCCCCGAAGATACCGAAACGGTAATTCGCACGGCTCGCAAGACGAAGGAGGGCGCTGTCCTCCTCGAATTGGACCGCTGCGGAAACCAGGCTGCCCTCCTCGAATTGGACCGCTGCGGAAACCAGGCTGCCCTCCAGATGGCTATCcaggaggccgtagggcagTCCGGCGAGGTCAGGACCCTCTCCAGACGCATCTGGCTGGAGGTCCTGGATATGGACTGCCTTACCACATCCGCGGAAGTGGAAGAGGCGGTTCGGCGCGAGATTGGAGATGACCTGTGCGGCGAGCTCAAGGTGGCCGTCTTCGCACCGAACGTGAGAGAGCTTCGGATGGTGGTCGTCGAGCTTGATGACAAGCCGGCCCGCAAGCTTCTTGAAAAGGGGAAGCTGCACGCTGGTTGGGTTCGTTGCCGCCTGCGGCTAAGGACTGACGTGCAGCGCTGCTTCCGCTGTCTGGGTTATGGCCATCGGAAATAAGAGTGCAAGGGACCGGATCGTAGCGGCCTCTGTTGGAAGTGCGGCCAACAGGGACACAAGGCGACCGGTTGCACCGACAAGCCGTGGTGCTTCCTGTGCGCCGAGGAAGCAGAGGACACAGCTCCTGGAGCATGTCCCAGGTTCCGGTACTTGTAAGGTGTTCCGGGTTGCTCTGGACAAGACGAAAGGACGGAAAAAATGACTTCCGTTCTCCAGGGCAACCTGAATGGATCTAGGGTCGCTGATGACCTGCTGACGCAGCTCGTCCACGAGCACCGCGCAAGCGTCGCAATCATCAGCGAACCCTGCCAAACGAGAGCAGGCTGGCATGTAGACAGCTCTGGCTCCGCGGCGATTTGGATCGTTGATCCTTCTATTAGGCTCGCCAACCACGGAGCTGGATGTTGCTACGTGTGGGTGACGACGGAGTAAGTCACATTCGTGAGCTGTTACCTCTCCCCCAACAACAGTATCCAGAGATTCAGGGACAAGCTCGAGGCCCTTGAGGACGATCTGCGCGATATCTCCGGCAGACTTGTTGTCGCCGGGGACTTTAACGCGCGGGCCATAGAGTGGGGCATGCCGCAACCCAACACCAGAGGTAAACTGGTGTTGGAGATGGTTGCCCGACTCGGCCTTGCCGTCCTCAACGTCGGTACAACATCAACGTACCGGCGACCGGGCTTCGGGTATTCGATCCCTGATATCACGCTGGTGTCGGAGGACCGGGTCCGCAACGCCGTTGGTTGGAAGGTGATGGATGACTTCACCGGTAGTGATCATCAGTACATCACCTTCCAGCtcatcgacgcgacgcgaatGCAGTCAGCTGCTAGCGCGCGTCGACCATCTGGTTGGAACGCGGCCAAGATGGACGGTGAAAAATTCGTCGCAACCTTGCTCGACGGCGCTCGGCACATTCCATCAGTGCCCGAGGACGCCAATGATATCCGCGCGGTGGACGCTCTAGTGGACGCCACCATGGGGCTTATCCACCGCGCATGCGACGCGTCCATGCCTCGCAAGAGGCCTTGGAAAGGCAGGACGCAGGCGTACTGGTGGAATGACCAGATCGCCGAGCTCCGGAGGCTTTGCCATCGACTGCGTAGGTTGGCGCAACGCTCCGCTGGTCGACCCGATGCGGCGGAAAAGGCCACGGCTTACAAAGTCGCCAAGAAGGCCTTAGGCAAAGCCATCCGGACGAGCAAGGAACGCAGCTGGAAGCAGCTCTGCGACGAAGTGGACCAGGATCCTTGGGGGAGGGGCTACAAGCTCGTGATGGCCAAGCTCCGCCCACCCACCCAGGTCATGGACGAGAGGAAGGCGCGAAACGTCGTGGATGCCCTTTTTCCGACCCATCCAGTCACTGTCGGGCCTCGACTGACCGATGCGGATAAGGATATCCCGCTGTTCCGCACCGAGGAGCTCATGCTTGCGGAACGTAGCATGAAGTCCGGTAAGGCCCGAGTCTTCCCAGCCCGGTGGAAGTTGGTACGCCTTACTCTGATCTCCAAGGGCAAAGGCAACCCGACTCTCCGTCATATTATCGCCCCCTGTGTGTGTTAGACACAGCGGGGAAGATGATGGAGGGTACCTCCGCATCTCGCAACGATGATGAGAGATTACCTGAGGGACCGCAGGCTGTCGTATGTGACAGCTCAGGGCATTAGGATGAAGGAGATCACCGCCGGAACGGCACAGGAGTCAGTCTTGGGACCTGACCTCTGGAATGTCATATACGACAGCCTGCTCCGTCTGGAAATGCCCGATAACGCGTTCCTCGTCGCATTCGCCGACGACGTCGCCGCTGTCATTACGGGACGGAGTCCCGAGTTGGCCCAACTTACGCTTAACCAAGTTATGCGCAGGGTCAACGGGTGGATGGAAGATCACGGTCTCCAGTTGGCTGCTGCCAAGACGGAGATCGTGATTCTCACCAAGAGAAGAATTCCCACCTCCATCACGATGATGGTGGGGACTCAGCCTGTACAGACCTGCAGCTCTGCGAGGTACCTGGGGTGATGCTGGATAACCGGCTCACCTTCTGGGAGCATGTTCGCAGGGTCTGCGACAAAGCCGTGCAGAGCACGGCGGCGCTAAGTCGTCTCATGGCGAACGTGGGAGGCCCGAAGCCGTGCAAGAGAAGACTCCTGTTGACGTCCGTCCAGGCAGCCCTGCCTTATGGGGCAGAAATCTGGGCGGACGCTCTCAGGGTAAAAAAGTACCGGACTCGGATGGCCGCCGTCCAGCGCCGCGGAGCACTGCGCGCCGCGTGTTCGTACCGCAGTGTCCGAGGTCGCGGCGCTAGTTATTGCCGGCACGATCCCGATAGATCTGCTCACCCAAGAGCGAAAGGAGATATATCCCCAGAGTTCTGAGATCGGGCGAGCGGACGCCGCGGAGCAAGCTCGCGAGCGAACGATCGGGCGCTGGCAACAGCGTTGGGACCCTAGTCCCAAAGGACGGTGGACCCGGCTCCTGATCCAGGACCTGGGCCAGTTGTCATCCCGTCGCCATGGCGAGGTGACCTTTTATTGGACGCAATTCCTGGCAGGACACGGGTACTTCCGTAAGTACCTGTTCAGGATGCAGAAGGCAGGGTCACCTCGCTGCTTGCTTTGTGGCGACGCGCAGGACGATGCGCTCCACACCTTCTTCGTCTGCGATTATTTTGCGGACGAGAGGAGAGGTGTGGAGCGCGCCGTCGCCGACAACATCACCCCGGAGAACATCGTCGGGGTGGGGGTGtcccacttggacgtcgaccgattggacgcatcccgattggacgcgttccttttggacgctgtgccgattggacgcgttccttttggacgccgcacagtgggacaaaacggctttcggcgatcaaaagttgattttcgtgaattcgaaatttgtaaaacaaattacatacatcgatagagaataaactgtagtttaacgtagtgtaatccgttttttcatatttccttccgttttgccgtggttcgcactcaaagtcagtagaaattcgtcaagacgaaacgctgataatattacccataacttcaatgtacgattctaataaattttactcggaaagataaaattcaaatgaattacaaagtttactagattagtatagattctattcagtgcataaaataagttaaaatgttaacaactttttaaataataggatctgattgaaacgaagtacatttaactaaaatctcaactttgcgtttgattttaaaaaaatgtgcaCACTTGTGCAGGGCGTGATTATTACTGTAGTaaagagtgaaccttcctctatcaGAATCAGAAAAAAACGGCTGCCCCAACCTGCCACTGCTCaaaaaaatggcgattgaaataaattacaccaATTTTGGCCGCAGCGCACGATGATGGATAAGC
The genomic region above belongs to Osmia bicornis bicornis chromosome 9, iOsmBic2.1, whole genome shotgun sequence and contains:
- the LOC123988153 gene encoding uncharacterized protein LOC123988153; the protein is MAIQEAVGQSGEVRTLSRRIWLEVLDMDCLTTSAEVEEAVRREIGDDLCGELKVAVFAPNVRELRMVVVELDDKPARKLLEKGKLHAGWGNLNGSRVADDLLTQLVHEHRASVAIISEPCQTRAGWHVDSSGSAAIWIVDPSIRLANHGAGCCYVWVTTDIQRFRDKLEALEDDLRDISGRLVVAGDFNARAIEWGMPQPNTRGKLVLEMVARLGLAVLNVGTTSTYRRPGFGYSIPDITLVSEDRVRNAVGWKVMDDFTGSDHQYITFQLIDATRMQSAASARRPSGWNAAKMDGEKFVATLLDGARHIPSVPEDANDIRAVDALVDATMGLIHRACDASMPRKRPWKGRTQAYWWNDQIAELRRLCHRLRRLAQRSAGRPDAAEKATAYKVAKKALGKAIRTSKERSWKQLCDEVDQDPWGRGYKLVMAKLRPPTQVMDERKARNVVDALFPTHPVTVGPRLTDADKDIPLFRTEELMLAERSMKSGKARVFPARWKLVRLTLISKGKGNPTLRHIIAPCVC